A region from the Gavia stellata isolate bGavSte3 chromosome 2, bGavSte3.hap2, whole genome shotgun sequence genome encodes:
- the FUT9 gene encoding 4-galactosyl-N-acetylglucosaminide 3-alpha-L-fucosyltransferase 9, with the protein MTSTSKGIFRPFFIIFIVLGCFMAFILIYIKPTNSWISGPIESASSVLKMKSFFSSKTDNLNETTILIWVWPFGQTFDLTSCQTMFNIHGCHLTIDRSLYNRSHAVLIHHRDISWDLTNLPQQARPPFQKWIWMNLESPTHTPQKSGIEHLFNLTLTYRRDSDIQVPYGFMMVGTSSFTFEVPSKENLVCWVVSNWNPEHARVKYYNELSKYIEIHTYGQAFGDYVNDKNLIPTISTCKFYLSFENSIHKDYITEKLYNALLAGSVPVVLGPSRENYENYIPADSFIHVEDFLSPRELAEYLLMLDKNNKMYLSYFNWKKDFSVHLPRFWESHACLACDHVKRHQEYKSIGNLEKWFWN; encoded by the coding sequence ATGACATCGACATCTAAAGGAATTTTCCGGccattttttattatcttcatTGTCCTTGGTTGTTTCATGGCATTTATACTAATTTATATCAAACCAACAAATAGCTGGATCTCTGGTCCTATAGAATCAGCCagttcagttttgaaaatgaaaagcttcttttcttccaaaactgaTAATCTTAATGAAACTACTATTCTGATCTGGGTTTGGCCATTTGGTCAGACATTTGATCTAACATCGTGCCAAACAATGTTCAATATCCATGGGTGCCATCTGACTATTGACCGCTCACTATATAACAGATCCCATGCTGTTCTCATTCATCACAGGGACATTAGCTGGGATCTGACTAATTTACCTCAGCAAGCCAGGCCACCATTCCAGAAGTGGATTTGGATGAACTTGGAGTCTCCAACTCATACTCCACAAAAGAGTGGCATCGAACACCTCTTTAACCTGACTCTGACTTACCGGCGTGATTCAGATATTCAGGTGCCTTATGGCTTCATGATGGTCGGTACAAGTTCCTTTACATTTGAAGTGCCAAGTAAGGAAAACTTGGTCTGTTGGGTTGTAAGTAACTGGAACCCGGAGCACGCTCGAGTCAAGTATTACAATGAGCTTAGCAAATACATTGAAATCCATACCTACGGACAAGCCTTTGGAGACTACGTCAATGATAAAAACTTGATTCCAACTATCTCCACTTGCAAATTCTacctttcctttgaaaattcaATCCACAAAGATTACATTACTGAGAAACTTTACAATGCTCTTCTGGCCGGATCAGTACCAGTTGTGCTGGGCCCTTCCAGAGAAAACTATGAGAATTACATTCCAGCAGACTCTTTCATACATGTGGAAGATTTTCTCTCCCCCAGAGAGCTGGCAGAATATCTTCTGATGCTTGACAAAAATAACAAGATGTACCTTAGTTATTTCAACTGGAAGAAGGATTTCTCAGTGCATCTTCCTAGGTTCTGGGAATCACACGCATGTCTTGCTTGTGACCATGTGAAAAGACACCAGGAATACAAGTCCATTGGAAATTTagaaaaatggttttggaattaa